A portion of the Lolium rigidum isolate FL_2022 chromosome 1, APGP_CSIRO_Lrig_0.1, whole genome shotgun sequence genome contains these proteins:
- the LOC124690804 gene encoding polyadenylate-binding protein-interacting protein 11-like isoform X1, whose product MAVVETSAAPAAASNHPDGADAGEREMRDLEELLSKLNPMAEEFVPPSLAAHPAPPPPPHPLYAAGYYPNAGFAPPIASPGHRGVVGFPAADGFGGRGGRKKFGGYGGGPGGGGGGYPHGGKRRVNSRTGQAQRDEVIRRTVYVSDIDHQVTEEQLAALFINVGQVVDCRMCGDPNSVLRFAFIEFTDEEGARAALSLSGTVLGYYPVRVLPSKTAIAPVNPTFLPRSDDEREMCARTIYCTNIDKKVSQADVKLFFESICGEVYRLRLLGDYQHNTRIAFVEFVMAESATAALNCSGVILGSLPIRVSPSKTPVRPRAPRPGMN is encoded by the exons ATGGCCGTCGTCGAGAcctccgccgcccccgccgccgcctccaaccaCCCCGACGGCGCCGACGCCGGGGAGCGCGAGATGCGGGATCTGGAGGAGCTCCTCTCCAAGCTCAACCCCATGGCCGAGGAGTTCGTGCCGCCCTCCCTCGCCGCGCACCCCGCCCCTCCCCCGCCCCCGCACCCGCTCTACGCCGCCGGATACTACCCCAACGCCGGCTTCGCGCCGCCCATCGCCTCGCCGGGCCACCGCGGGGTCGTCGGGTTCCCCGCCGCCGACGGcttcggcggacgcggcggcagg AAGAAGTTTGGAGGGTACGGCGgcggccccggcggcggcggcggcgggtaccCCCACGGGGGCAAGCGCCGGGTCAACAGCCGCACCGGCCAGGCGCAGCGCGACGAGGTCATCCGCCGGACCGTCTACGTCTCCGACATCGATCACCAG GTCACTGAAGAGCAACTAGCTGCACTATTTATCAACGTGGGGCAG GTTGTGGACTGCCGCATGTGTGGGGATCCAAATTCAGTTCTCCGCTTTGCTTTCATAGAGTTTACTGATGAGG AGGGTGCAAGGGCTGCTCTGAGTCTGTCAGGAACTGTTCTTGGATATTATCCTGTCAGGGTTTTGCCATCAAAAACTGCTATTGCACCAGTCAATCCAACTTTTCTGCCAAGG TCTGACGATGAGCGTGAGATGTGTGCAAGGACTATTTACTGCACAAACATTGACAAGAAG GTCTCTCAGGCAGATGTGAAATTATTCTTCGAATCAATATGTGGAGAG GTCTATAGGCTGAGGTTGCTCGGGGACTACCAGCATAATACTCGGATTGCCTTTGTGGAGTTTGTTATG GCTGAAAGTGCTACAGCTGCTCTCAACTGCAGTGGTGTGATACTAGGTTCCTTGCCAATAAG GGTGAGTCCATCTAAGACTCCCGTGCGTCCCCGCGCACCTCGGCCGGGGATGAACTAG
- the LOC124690804 gene encoding polyadenylate-binding protein-interacting protein 11-like isoform X2 has protein sequence MAVVETSAAPAAASNHPDGADAGEREMRDLEELLSKLNPMAEEFVPPSLAAHPAPPPPPHPLYAAGYYPNAGFAPPIASPGHRGVVGFPAADGFGGRGGRKKFGGYGGGPGGGGGGYPHGGKRRVNSRTGQAQRDEVIRRTVYVSDIDHQVTEEQLAALFINVGQVVDCRMCGDPNSVLRFAFIEFTDEEGARAALSLSGTVLGYYPVRVLPSKTAIAPVNPTFLPRSDDEREMCARTIYCTNIDKKADVKLFFESICGEVYRLRLLGDYQHNTRIAFVEFVMAESATAALNCSGVILGSLPIRVSPSKTPVRPRAPRPGMN, from the exons ATGGCCGTCGTCGAGAcctccgccgcccccgccgccgcctccaaccaCCCCGACGGCGCCGACGCCGGGGAGCGCGAGATGCGGGATCTGGAGGAGCTCCTCTCCAAGCTCAACCCCATGGCCGAGGAGTTCGTGCCGCCCTCCCTCGCCGCGCACCCCGCCCCTCCCCCGCCCCCGCACCCGCTCTACGCCGCCGGATACTACCCCAACGCCGGCTTCGCGCCGCCCATCGCCTCGCCGGGCCACCGCGGGGTCGTCGGGTTCCCCGCCGCCGACGGcttcggcggacgcggcggcagg AAGAAGTTTGGAGGGTACGGCGgcggccccggcggcggcggcggcgggtaccCCCACGGGGGCAAGCGCCGGGTCAACAGCCGCACCGGCCAGGCGCAGCGCGACGAGGTCATCCGCCGGACCGTCTACGTCTCCGACATCGATCACCAG GTCACTGAAGAGCAACTAGCTGCACTATTTATCAACGTGGGGCAG GTTGTGGACTGCCGCATGTGTGGGGATCCAAATTCAGTTCTCCGCTTTGCTTTCATAGAGTTTACTGATGAGG AGGGTGCAAGGGCTGCTCTGAGTCTGTCAGGAACTGTTCTTGGATATTATCCTGTCAGGGTTTTGCCATCAAAAACTGCTATTGCACCAGTCAATCCAACTTTTCTGCCAAGG TCTGACGATGAGCGTGAGATGTGTGCAAGGACTATTTACTGCACAAACATTGACAAGAAG GCAGATGTGAAATTATTCTTCGAATCAATATGTGGAGAG GTCTATAGGCTGAGGTTGCTCGGGGACTACCAGCATAATACTCGGATTGCCTTTGTGGAGTTTGTTATG GCTGAAAGTGCTACAGCTGCTCTCAACTGCAGTGGTGTGATACTAGGTTCCTTGCCAATAAG GGTGAGTCCATCTAAGACTCCCGTGCGTCCCCGCGCACCTCGGCCGGGGATGAACTAG